The Comamonas piscis region CCGCTGCTGCAGAGTGGAGTAGCTCTGCACATCGCTGTCGATGGTGCGCACACCGGCGCAACCTGCCAGCCAGATGCTGGCAGAGGCGACGACGGCGATTCCTGCCAGGCGCCACAGCGATGGCCGGCTTTGCGCGGGGTGGATGGATGAAAACATGGAGCGGTCTCCCGAAAAAAAAGCGCTGCGCCATAAAGACACAGCGCATGCGCTCAACCATAAGCGTTGGGAGCCGCAGCGGCTGTCAGCCAGGGGCGACAAGCGGGGCTGCATGCTCACAAAAACGGCCTTTAACCCAATTGCACCACCTGCATGCCGGCTGGCAGCGACGGATTGCTGGGCAGGTCGTCATGGTCGAAGGCCTTGTCGCCGTTTTCATCGGCAATACCGGTGGGCTTGGCGTTCTGGAAGTCGAACAGCTTGGGATCCGCCAAATGGGTAGGCACCACATGCTGCAGCGCGCGGAACATGTTGTTGACGCGGCCCGGGTGCTTGCGGTCCCATTCGCGCAGCATGTCGCCAATCATCTGGCGTTGCAAGTTCTCTTGGCTACCGCAGAGGTTGCAAGGAATGATCGGGAAATCGCGGTACTGGGCCCAGCGCTCGGTGTCCTTCTCAGGCACATAGGCCAGCGGGCGGATCACCACATGCTTGCCATCGTCGCTCACCAGCTTGGGCGGCATGGCCTTCATGATGCCGCCGTGGAACATGTTGAGCATCAAGGTCTGCACGATATCGTCGCGGTGGTGGCCCAGCGCCACCTTGTTGCAGCCCAGCTGGTCGGCCACACGGTACAGAATGGCGCGGCGCAGGCGCGAGCACAGGCCGCAGGTGGTCTTGCCCTCGGGCACCACGCGCTTGACCACGCTGTAGGTGTCTTGGTTCTCGATGTGGAAGTCGACGCCCACGCTTTTCAGGTACTCGGGCAGCACATGCTCGGGAAAGCCGGGCTGCTTCTGGTCCAGGTTCACGGCTACCAGGTCGAACTTGATCGGCGCGCGGGCGCGCAGCTTCATCAGGATGTCGAGCAGGGTGTAGCTGTCCTTGCCGCCGGACATGCAGACCATCACCTTGTCGCCGTCCTCGATCATGTTGTAGTCGCCAATGGCGCGCGCGACCTCGCGGCAGAGCCGCTTTTCCAGCTTGTGGTTCTCGCGCTGGATCTTCAAGCGTTTTTCGCTGGAGACGGCGTCCTGCGCATCGTCGCCAGCGGCGTCGTCAAAGTCCCAGCCGTTTGCGGCGGCTGGCTGGGGCTGGAGGTGGGCGGTATCGGTGGGGGCATTCATAGGTTCACCATTG contains the following coding sequences:
- the ttcA gene encoding tRNA 2-thiocytidine(32) synthetase TtcA, yielding MNAPTDTAHLQPQPAAANGWDFDDAAGDDAQDAVSSEKRLKIQRENHKLEKRLCREVARAIGDYNMIEDGDKVMVCMSGGKDSYTLLDILMKLRARAPIKFDLVAVNLDQKQPGFPEHVLPEYLKSVGVDFHIENQDTYSVVKRVVPEGKTTCGLCSRLRRAILYRVADQLGCNKVALGHHRDDIVQTLMLNMFHGGIMKAMPPKLVSDDGKHVVIRPLAYVPEKDTERWAQYRDFPIIPCNLCGSQENLQRQMIGDMLREWDRKHPGRVNNMFRALQHVVPTHLADPKLFDFQNAKPTGIADENGDKAFDHDDLPSNPSLPAGMQVVQLG